A genomic segment from Fusarium fujikuroi IMI 58289 draft genome, chromosome FFUJ_chr04 encodes:
- a CDS encoding related to PET112-required to maintain rho+ mitochondrial DNA, with product MTRRLHASPEVITPAPEQPVPLRKQLKDEAKKAKKQGKKKPKGDSQTVDGWELTVGIEIHAQLNTARKLFSPAVTSFNDEPNSHVALFDIAMPGSQPLFQTETLIPALRAALALNCEVQEISRFDRKHYFWWDQPSGYQITQYYEPFAKNGHITLLARDGISPQDGESVTIGIKQVQLEQDTAKTLAQADKVQWLDFNRVGVPLIEIITEPELHHPRTAAVLVRKIQMLLNAVDACVSGMETGGLRADVNVSVRRTDGSNLSLGTRTEIKNLSTIKAVEDAIIAERDRQIRELEAGRSIPSETRGWSIGSTETRRLRGKEGEVDYRYMPDPDIAPLVIGNDLIDHLRQSLAVTPDSELDTLIARFGLTAKDALSLINLENGSRVQYYYKVLHSIQDKLSEDFSQAEMPEFKSYSALVGNWIIHELGRLTTYKAGPLAIRDLTFTPEGDCEQVPDSDLSQLLYHLIRKQITGKVAKELLFAIYLKEIEGGVTQAIAENDLWFKEIPEEEYEQLADEAMEGEHKILQEFASSETFPQGKLMFLVGKMMRLGPTERIVPANAERVMRAKVEGLRNP from the coding sequence ATGACAAGGCGGTTGCATGCTTCTCCTGAAGTTATCACACCAGCTCCCGAGCAGCCAGTCCCTTTACGGAAACAGCTCAAggacgaagccaagaaggccaagaagcaaggcaaaaagaagccaaagggTGATTCTCAAACTGTCGATGGTTGGGAATTGACCGTTGGTATCGAGATTCACGCTCAATTGAACACCGCCCGCAAGTTATTCTCGCCAGCTGTCACGTCCTTCAACGATGAACCCAATAGCCATGTCGCTCTTTTCGATATTGCCATGCCAGGAAGCCAGCCCTTGTTCCAAACGGAAACTTTAATTCCCGCTTTGCGTGCAGCCTTGGCTCTGAACTGTGAAGTCCAGGAGATCAGTCGATTCGACCGAAAACACTATTTCTGGTGGGACCAGCCCTCTGGATACCAAATCACTCAGTACTATGAGCCCTTCGCCAAGAATGGGCATATCACTCTTCTGGCTCGAGATGGAATTTCTCCTCAAGACGGCGAAAGTGTGACGATCGGAATCAAGCAGGTTCAGCTCGAGCAGGATACTGCCAAGACGCTCGCTCAAGCTGACAAGGTTCAGTGGCTCGACTTCAACCGTGTAGGTGTTCCTCTTATTGAGATTATTACCGAGCCTGAACTTCATCACCCTCGCACTGCTGCCGTTCTTGTGAGAAAGATTCAGATGTTATTGAATGCCGTGGATGCCTGCGTATCGGGTATGGAAACAGGAGGTCTGCGAGCTGATGTCAACGTTTCTGTTCGAAGAACCGATGGATCCAACCTATCTCTCGGCACAAGAACCGAGATAAAGAACCTGAGTACCATCAAAGCGGTTGAAGACGCAATTATTGCAGAACGTGACCGTCAAATTCGCGAGTTAGAAGCCGGGCGCTCTATTCCCAGTGAAACTCGCGGTTGGTCTATTGGGTCTACTGAAACACGGCGGCTACGTGGAAAAGAGGGCGAAGTTGATTATCGATATATGCCAGACCCTGATATCGCGCCTCTTGTCATTGGAAACGACCTGATAGACCACTTGCGTCAGTCACTGGCTGTCACTCCTGATTCGGAGCTGGATACTCTGATTGCCCGATTTGGCCTTACGGCCAAGGATGCGTTGTCTCTGATTAACCTAGAGAATGGTTCACGTGTCCAATACTACTATAAGGTCCTTCACTCCATCCAGGACAAGCTTTCGGAAGATTTTAGCCAGGCCGAGATGCCCGAGTTCAAGAGCTATTCTGCTCTGGTGGGTAACTGGATCATCCACGAACTTGGCCGCCTGACTACCTACAAGGCTGGCCCACTTGCAATCCGAGATCTGACGTTCACACCAGAAGGCGATTGCGAGCAAGTTCCTGACTCAGACCTGTCACAGCTTCTTTATCATCTGATACGCAAACAAATCACGGGCAAAGTTGCCAAGGAACTTCTCTTTGCCATCTATCTAAAGGAGATAGAAGGTGGAGTCACCCAAGCAATTGCAGAGAATGATTTGTGGTTCAAGGAGATTCCTGAAGAGGAATATGAGCAGTTGGCTGATGAGGCCATGGAAGGAGAGCACAAGATCTTACAGGAGTTCGCTAGCTCTGAGACATTTCCTCAGGGCAAGCTCATGTTCCTTGTGGGAAAGATGATGCGACTCGGACCTACTGAGCGCATTGTTCCTGCAAATGCTGAACGTGTCATGAGGGCAAAGGTTGAGGGTCTTCGTAATCCGTGA
- a CDS encoding enoyl-CoA hydratase-like protein has translation MAPRLSQPVVTFRLLRRYYSSATEPLIRVTNLPAPNTGHIRILELNRPSARNAISRALLANLRAEIDALHSQYGPNGEELPLQKRFGGAAGVDEKGPTRAVVLASAVDTSFCAGADLKERKGMSQGETAEFLTNLRNTLTSLSNLPIPTISAISSVALGGGLELALSTHFRVLSSNATVGLPETRLGIIPGAGGTHRLPALIGLSRARDLILTGRRVGAPEAYFLGIADRLVEIVPEDERDGSDVLGEARKAALSEAVRLAQEICEGGPIGVRAALQAVAWAREEVENKMYERVVNTEDRNEALKAFQERRKPIFTGR, from the exons ATGGCCCCTCGTCTCTCTCAGCCCGTAGTGACCTTTCGTCTTCTCAGACGTTACTACTCCTCTGCCACCGAACCTCTCATCCGCGTAACGAACCTCCCCGCGCCAAACACCGGCCATATTCGCATTCTTGAGCTTAACCGCCCGTCTGCACGAAATGCCATTTCAAGGGCTCTTCTAGCAAATCTTCGCGCCGAGATCGATGCTTTGCATAGTCAATATGGGCCCAATGGCGAAGAACTGCCACTGCAGAAGCGTTTTGGTGGTGCAGCTGGTGTAGATGAGAAGGGTCCTACTAGAGCTGTTGTGCTGGCTAGTGCTGTCGATACATCGTTTTGCGCTGGCGCGGATCTCAAGGAGCGTAAGGGCATGAGCCAGGGAGA AACTGCTGAATTTCTCACAAATCTCCGCAACACCCTTACATCTCTATCCAACCTTCCCATCCCTACGATCTCGGCCATCTCCTCAGTCGCACTCGGTGGCGGTCTTGAGCTCGCTCTCTCCACACACTTTCGCGTTCTGAGTTCCAATGCAACTGTCGGTCTTCCTGAAACCCGCCTAGGCATCATCCCTGGCGCCGGTGGCACCCACCGTCTTCCCGCTCTTATCGGCCTCTCCCGCGCTCGTGATTTGATCCTGACCGGCCGTCGCGTTGGAGCTCCTGAGGCGTACTTTCTAGGTATCGCTGATCGGCTTGTTGAGATCGTACCCGAGGATGAGCGTGATGGGTCAGACGTTCTTGGCGAGGCCAGAAAAGCAGCGTTGAGTGAAGCTGTGAGACTTGCGCAGGAGATCTGCGAAGGAGGACCGATAGGTGTGAGGGCTGCTCTACAGGCTGTAGCATGGGCAagggaagaggttgagaacaAGATGTATGAGCGGGTCGTTAATACCGAGGATAGAAACGAAGCCCTTAAGGCTTTCCaggagaggaggaagccTATTTTCACCGGCCGATAA
- a CDS encoding related to Y.lipolytica GPR1 protein and Fun34p produces MSSGTPPSHGATTPTQYTDKEEGHYHCNHPNHYYEERNRNVQKPHQSMVSQVYNPSFFKVANPGPLGLISFALTTFVLGLYQCGAGLPGSNPFGGVGPDQAIFGLAVFFGGIAQLFAGLMEFRVGNTFGTTVHCSYGAFWLAFAMFFVPDLGIKDAYKGDDRAYSFALGIFLILWCFLTLIFFVAALKTNIAILIVLGFLFLAFLFLSLAQFLQTTHPTAAIRINKTGGAFSCICAFAAFYAGAAGIMTEDTTWVRFPLGEIDVQPKKTNIA; encoded by the exons ATGTCTTCAGGCACTCCTCCCTCCCACGGGGCAACGACCCCTACGCAGTACACAGATAAGGAGGAAGGCCACTACCATTGCAATCATCCCAACCATTACTATGAGGAACGAAATAGGAACGTTCAGAAGCCTCACCAGTCCATGGTGTCGCAGGTGTATAACCCTTCGTTCTTTAAGGTTGCCAATCCTGGTCCATTGGGGTTGATCAGTTTCGCCTTGACTACCTTTGTCCTCGGCCTCTACCAGTGCGGTGCTGG TCTCCCTGGATCAAACCCCTTCGGCGGTGTCGGCCCTGACCAAGCCATCTTTGGTCTGGCTGTCTTCTTCGGTGGCATTGCCCAACTTTTTGCCGGCCTTATGGAGTTCCGCGTCGGTAATACCTTTGGTACTACCGTCCATTGTTCCTATGGTGCCTTCTGGCTTGCATTCGCCATGTTCTTCGTTCCTGATCTGGGTATCAAGGACGCATACAAGGGCGACGACCGCGCTTACAGCTTTGCATTGGGCATCTTCCTGATTCTGTGGTGCTTCCTCACTCTCATATTCTTTGTGGCCgctctcaagaccaacattGCCATCCTCATTGTTCTCGGTTTCTTGTTCCTCgctttcctcttcctcagcttgGCTCAGTTTCTGCAAACCACTCACCCTACTGCTGCTATTCGTATCAACAAGACTGGAGGTGCATTCTCATGTATCTGTGCCTTCGCAGCCTTCTATGCAGGTGCGGCTGGTATTATGACGGAGGATACAACATGGGTTCGCTTCCCTCTTGGCGAAATCGATGTCCAGCCCAAGAAGACAAACATTGCATAA